Within Limisalsivibrio acetivorans, the genomic segment ATCATAAAGAATACGAAGCCGTTCTCAAAGAGATGGATGTTCTTAAGAAAACCATCAATGAGAGTGAGTACAAGGCTTTGGAGCTCGATGAGTCGGTAACGAGTGACAAAGAGGAGCTCGATAAGCTCAAGGAGCAGAAGGAAACCCTTGAGAAGGAGTTCAAAGAAAAGCAGGCTCAGAAGAAGGAGGAGGATTCCGAGTTCTCCACAGAGCTTGAAGAGAAGCTTAAGGAGAGGGAAGACCTCGCATCCAAGGTTAAGAGAAGCGTTCTCTCAAAGTATGAGCGTGTTCGTAATGCGAGGGACAACCTGGCAATAGTGCGTACCATAGATGAAACCTGCACAGGCTGCTACATCAAGGTTCCGCCGCAGCTTTATGTTGATGTCCGGAAAGAGGAGCAGCTCCTCCAGTGCCCCCACTGCCAGCGCTTCCTGTACTATAAGGACGACGAAGAGTAGATGGAGCTCCATATTTACTCTGACGGAGCCTCCCGTGGTAATCCAGGACCTGCGGGGGGCGGGTTCGTTATATACAGCGACGACGGCGTAAGCCTGCGTGAGGGGCGGGTCCCTCTAGGGCAAACCACCAACAATGTTGCCG encodes:
- a CDS encoding zinc ribbon domain-containing protein, with protein sequence MLDVAEQLIELQKVDNRVAELEKKVSGIPEFLQKSKDELDKVTEDYEKLKTKYESESRTLNTLKGHAEDNKALLEKAQKKLPEVKNHKEYEAVLKEMDVLKKTINESEYKALELDESVTSDKEELDKLKEQKETLEKEFKEKQAQKKEEDSEFSTELEEKLKEREDLASKVKRSVLSKYERVRNARDNLAIVRTIDETCTGCYIKVPPQLYVDVRKEEQLLQCPHCQRFLYYKDDEE